From Tripterygium wilfordii isolate XIE 37 chromosome 13, ASM1340144v1, whole genome shotgun sequence, the proteins below share one genomic window:
- the LOC120013324 gene encoding cyclin-dependent kinase C-1-like isoform X1 has protein sequence MAIAVPGQLNIEESPPSWGSRSVDCFEKLEQIGEGTYGQVYMAREIQTGEIVALKKIRMDNEREGFPITAIREIKILKKLHHENVINLKEIVTSPGREKDDQGKPDGNKYNGSIYMVFEYMDHDLTGLADRPGLRFTVPQIKCYMKQLLTGLHYCHVNQVLHRDIKGSNLLIDNEGNLKLADFGLARSFSHDHNGNLTNRVITLWYRPPELLLGATRYGPAVDMWSVGCIFAELLNGKPILPGKNEPEQLNKIFELCGSPDEINWPGVSKMPWYNNFKPSRPMKRRVREVFRHFDRHALELLEKMLVLDPSQRIPAKDALDAEYFWADPLPCDPKSLPKYESSHEFQTKKKRQQQRQNEEAAKRQKLQHPQQHSRLPPIQHSGQAHPTHWPGPNHPMNNAPPTVSAGPSHQHYGKSRGPPGGPNRYHQGGNQSGGYNPNRGGQVGGYSSGPYPPQGRGPPYPSGGMPAGPRGASGNYGVGPPNFSQSGQYGGSAGRGPNPMAGNQNQQSGWQQ, from the exons ATGGCGATTGCCGTTCCTGGGCAGCTAAACATTGAGGAGTCTCCGCCGTCATGGGGCTCCAGAAGCGTCGATTGCTTCGAGAAGCTCGAGCAGATTGGCGAAGGAACTTACGG TCAAGTATACATGGCCCGAGAAATCCAAACAGGGGAAATTGTGGCTTTGAAAAAGATACGCATGGACAATGAAAGAGAAGGG TTTCCTATAACAGCCATTCGGGAAATTAAAATTCTAAAGAAACTTCACCATGAAAATGTTATCAATCTGAAAGAGATCGTGACTTCTCCAG GTCGTGAGAAGGATGATCAAGGAAAGCCAG ATGGTAACAAGTACAATGGGAGCATCTACATGGTTTTTGAGTACATGGACCATGACTTGACTGGCCTTGCTGATCGTCCTGGACTAAGATTTACTGTACCCCAGATTAAG TGTTATATGAAGCAGTTATTGACTGGGCTCCATTATTGTCATGTAAATCAAGTGCTTCACCGAGATATTAAAG GTTCCAATCTTTTGATAGATAATGAAGGAAATTTAAAGCTTGCTGATTTCGGACTTGCACGGTCATTTTCTCATGATCACAATGGAAATCTTACAAATCGCGTGATCACTTTGTGGTATAG GCCTCCTGAGTTGCTGCTTGGAGCCACTAGGTATGGGCCAGCTGTTGACATGTGGTCTGTTGGCTGTATCTTTGCTGAGCTTCTGAATGGAAAACCAATCCTACCTGGAAAAAATGAG CCGGAGCAATTGAACAAGATATTTGAGCTCTGTGGATCTCCTGATGAGATCAACTGGCCTGGTGTGTCAAAAATGCCCTGGTATAACAATTTCAAGCCATCAAGGCCCATGAAGAGACGTGTCCGAGAGGTTTTCAGACA TTTTGACCGCCATGCTCTAGAACTACTGGAGAAAATGCTTGTGCTGGATCCATCCCAG AGAATACCAGCCAAGGATGCACTTGATGCTGAGTATTTTTGGGCTGACCCCTTGCCTTGCGATCCCAAGAG CTTGCCAAAATATGAGTCGTCGCATGAGTTCCAGACAAAGAAAAAACGGCAGCAGCAGCGACAGAATGAGGAAGCGGCTAAGAGACAGAAGTTGCAGCACCCGCAGCAGCATTCTCGCCTCCCCCCTATTCAACATTCTGGACAAGCGCATCCAACTCATTGGCCAGGGCCTAATCATCCCATGAACAATGCGCCACCTACTGTGTCTGCTGGACCTAGTCACCAGCATTATGGGAAGTCTCGTGGTCCTCCAGGAGGTCCAAATAGGTACCATCAAGGTGGAAATCAGAGTGGGGGATACAACCCAAACCGCGGTGGCCAAGTTGGAGGTTACAGTAGTGGCCCGTATCCACCCCAAGGGCGAGGTCCACCATATCCTAGCGGTGGTATGCCAGCTGGTCCGAGAGGGGCCAGTGGTAATTATGGAGTTGGCCCTCCAAATTTTTCACAAAGTGGTCAATATGGAGGCTCTGCAGGGAGAGGTCCAAACCCAATGGCTGgtaatcaaaatcaacaatctGGTTGGCAGCAATAA
- the LOC120013324 gene encoding cyclin-dependent kinase C-1-like isoform X2, which produces MAREIQTGEIVALKKIRMDNEREGFPITAIREIKILKKLHHENVINLKEIVTSPGREKDDQGKPDGNKYNGSIYMVFEYMDHDLTGLADRPGLRFTVPQIKCYMKQLLTGLHYCHVNQVLHRDIKGSNLLIDNEGNLKLADFGLARSFSHDHNGNLTNRVITLWYRPPELLLGATRYGPAVDMWSVGCIFAELLNGKPILPGKNEPEQLNKIFELCGSPDEINWPGVSKMPWYNNFKPSRPMKRRVREVFRHFDRHALELLEKMLVLDPSQRIPAKDALDAEYFWADPLPCDPKSLPKYESSHEFQTKKKRQQQRQNEEAAKRQKLQHPQQHSRLPPIQHSGQAHPTHWPGPNHPMNNAPPTVSAGPSHQHYGKSRGPPGGPNRYHQGGNQSGGYNPNRGGQVGGYSSGPYPPQGRGPPYPSGGMPAGPRGASGNYGVGPPNFSQSGQYGGSAGRGPNPMAGNQNQQSGWQQ; this is translated from the exons ATGGCCCGAGAAATCCAAACAGGGGAAATTGTGGCTTTGAAAAAGATACGCATGGACAATGAAAGAGAAGGG TTTCCTATAACAGCCATTCGGGAAATTAAAATTCTAAAGAAACTTCACCATGAAAATGTTATCAATCTGAAAGAGATCGTGACTTCTCCAG GTCGTGAGAAGGATGATCAAGGAAAGCCAG ATGGTAACAAGTACAATGGGAGCATCTACATGGTTTTTGAGTACATGGACCATGACTTGACTGGCCTTGCTGATCGTCCTGGACTAAGATTTACTGTACCCCAGATTAAG TGTTATATGAAGCAGTTATTGACTGGGCTCCATTATTGTCATGTAAATCAAGTGCTTCACCGAGATATTAAAG GTTCCAATCTTTTGATAGATAATGAAGGAAATTTAAAGCTTGCTGATTTCGGACTTGCACGGTCATTTTCTCATGATCACAATGGAAATCTTACAAATCGCGTGATCACTTTGTGGTATAG GCCTCCTGAGTTGCTGCTTGGAGCCACTAGGTATGGGCCAGCTGTTGACATGTGGTCTGTTGGCTGTATCTTTGCTGAGCTTCTGAATGGAAAACCAATCCTACCTGGAAAAAATGAG CCGGAGCAATTGAACAAGATATTTGAGCTCTGTGGATCTCCTGATGAGATCAACTGGCCTGGTGTGTCAAAAATGCCCTGGTATAACAATTTCAAGCCATCAAGGCCCATGAAGAGACGTGTCCGAGAGGTTTTCAGACA TTTTGACCGCCATGCTCTAGAACTACTGGAGAAAATGCTTGTGCTGGATCCATCCCAG AGAATACCAGCCAAGGATGCACTTGATGCTGAGTATTTTTGGGCTGACCCCTTGCCTTGCGATCCCAAGAG CTTGCCAAAATATGAGTCGTCGCATGAGTTCCAGACAAAGAAAAAACGGCAGCAGCAGCGACAGAATGAGGAAGCGGCTAAGAGACAGAAGTTGCAGCACCCGCAGCAGCATTCTCGCCTCCCCCCTATTCAACATTCTGGACAAGCGCATCCAACTCATTGGCCAGGGCCTAATCATCCCATGAACAATGCGCCACCTACTGTGTCTGCTGGACCTAGTCACCAGCATTATGGGAAGTCTCGTGGTCCTCCAGGAGGTCCAAATAGGTACCATCAAGGTGGAAATCAGAGTGGGGGATACAACCCAAACCGCGGTGGCCAAGTTGGAGGTTACAGTAGTGGCCCGTATCCACCCCAAGGGCGAGGTCCACCATATCCTAGCGGTGGTATGCCAGCTGGTCCGAGAGGGGCCAGTGGTAATTATGGAGTTGGCCCTCCAAATTTTTCACAAAGTGGTCAATATGGAGGCTCTGCAGGGAGAGGTCCAAACCCAATGGCTGgtaatcaaaatcaacaatctGGTTGGCAGCAATAA
- the LOC120012579 gene encoding uncharacterized protein LOC120012579: MNFSGQLVHQALLRQVVNSAKEESGVILFRFKFAGKRATFSIAEFALITGLLCGDVPPLSSLIDTSVHRIRDLYFGGNKSIGRNKLDEVFMSCDPEPGKEEDVLKLALVYFLESVLLPRERSRNIDIQWLQLVDNVNVFNKYPWGSVSYARTAKSLASVMVGRAEKFKKRSTKMEKYSIYGFPLVLQIWLYEAVPRIGMSYANVREENRFPRILNWSSTATPESNAIVSNIFDMKKLEVHDTLVPTDLELGQEYLSSIGSPKLKETTNVVGSSKTKKKSSKKKSNVADEGNVAVDAFENLFGDEDNNRHNPEIEREDDPMGRVIEKLLGMEKLLIEQKKINRLLRNEVKTYIDAFFQSVEDNMKTVVEFRIGTNMEVDDEVLSDEIEPQNKGLENKENDTKEEEDKVEENEEKVENEEKEDDVVQVEEEEVEKEEAGVQIKENEKKEEKDENEEVIVGRNDAELPSMELEAVDELLELSKHRFTPEKINKDSEGVEEIRESQFPTATPGGTRKYTRNKNKRAKRPGPQTKTPFTSPSFKRRKLMVENETVNPLTDAPILQLKRAYPKEWARDLLAFMKDNTLESKLISWEPCQVDKNWFVDAIRPETWLSDKHLDVAMYHIRRRIANNPEVFKKKSAVLDSFFFVRVTQAFILFNESKDCSWDNDNLILDYVIGESPVKSVSWSNVDYVYFPANFNNAHWVAVEMILGERQINVYDSLTSCTKIPKFNELMQPLKLMMPYILRAAAINDENLSPWKLKRVPSCPQQNNGGDCGMFTIKFIEVLTASMPVSLITQEDMVFYRKKFTMEAWGGEFLM; the protein is encoded by the exons ATGAATTTCTCTGGCCAGTTGGTACATCAAGCTCTACTACGACAAGTTGTAAACTCTGCTAAAGAAGAATCTGGTGTGATATTATTCAGGTTCAAATTTGCTGGAAAGAGGGCAACATTTTCTATTGCTGAATTTGCTCTTATCACTGGTTTGTTATGTGGTGATGTCCCTCCCCTGTCTAGCTTGATTGACACTTCTGTGCATAGGATTAGGGACTTGTATTTTGGTGGAAATAAGAGCATTGGTAGAAATAAGTTAGATGAAGTTTTCATGAGTTGTGATCCTGAACCTGGAAAGGAAGAAGATGTGTTGAAGCTAGCTCTGGTATATTTTTTGGAGTCTGTTTTACTGCCTAGGGAGCGTAGTAGGAACATAGATATCCAGTGGTTGCAATTGGTTGATAATGTTAATGTGTTTAATAAGTATCCATGGGGATCTGTGAGCTATGCACGTACTGCAAAGTCTCTTGCATCTGTCATGGTAGGTCGTgctgaaaaatttaaaaaaagatcgACAAAGATGGAAAAGTACAGCATATATGGATTCCCGCTAGTACTTCAG ATATGGCTTTATGAAGCGGTGCCGCGCATCGGTATGTCTTACGCAAATGTGAGGGAAGAAAACCGGTTTCCCCGAATATTGAACTGGAGCAGCACTGCCACTCCAGAATCTAATGCTATTGTCTCcaatatttttgatatgaaaaag CTAGAAGTGCATGATACGCTTGTCCCTACTGATTTAGAGTTAGGGCAGGAATATTTGAGTAGTATTGGGAGCCCCAAGTTAAAGGAGACGACCAATGTTGTGGGGAGCTCtaagacaaagaagaagagctcaaagaagaagagcaatgTAGCGGATGAGGGCAATGTTGCGGTGGATGCGTTTGAGAATTTGTTTGGAGATGAGGACAATAATCGCCACAACCCTGAGATTGAGCGGGAGGATGATCCAATGGGAAGA GTTATTGAGAAGTTACTTGGGATGGAGAAGTTGTTGATTGagcagaaaaaaataaataggttGTTGAGGAATGAGGTTAAAACTTATATTGATGCATTTTTCCAGTCTGTGGAGGATAATATGAAGACAGTAGTGGAATTTAGAATAGGAACTAACATGGAGGTGGATGATGAGGTTCTAAGTGATGAGATTGAACCTCAAAACAAGGGGTTGGAGAATAAGGAGAATGAtacgaaggaggaggaggataaggtggaggaaaatgaggaaaagGTGGAGAATGAGGAGAAGGAGGATGATGTAGTTCAA gtggaggaggaggaggtggagaaggAAGAAGCTGGAGTTCAAATAAAGGAGAATGAGAAGAAGGAGGAAAAAGATGAGAATGAGGAGGTTATAGTTGGAAGAAATGATGCGGAGTTGCCAAGTATGGAGCTGGAAGCTGTGGATGAACTATTAGAGCTTTCAAAGCATCGGTTTACACCAGAGAAGATAAACAAGGACTCTGAAGGAGTGGAGGAGATTAGAGAGTCTCAGTTTCCCACGGCTACACCAGGTGGGACACGCAAGTATACCAGAAATAAGAATAAGCGTGCGAAGAGGCCTGGACCACAAACAAAAACACCATTTACCTCCCCCAGCTTCAAGAGGAGGAAACTTATGGTGGAAAATGAGACAGTTAATCCATTGACAGACGCTCCAATATTACAGTTGAAGCGAGCGTATCCAAAGGAATGGGCACGcgatttacttgcttttatgaaAGACAATACACTTGAAAGTAAGTTGATAAGTTGGGAGCCATGTCAAGTAGACAAGAATTGGTTTGTGGATGCCATCAGACCAGAAACCTGGTTATCGGACAAG CACCTTGATGTGGCAATGTACCATATTCGTAGAAGGATTGCCAATAACCCTGAAGTTTTTAAGAAGAAGTCTGCAGTGCTCGACAGTTTTTTCTTT GTCCGGGTTACGCAGGCTTTCATACTTTTCAATGAAAGCAAGGATTGTTCTTGGGACAATGATAATCTGATTTTGGACTATGTAATAGGAGAAAGTCCAGTGAAATCTGTGTCTTGGTCTAACGTAGACTACGTTTACTTCCCTGCCAACTTCAACAATGCACATTGGGTGGCTGTAGAGATGATCTTGGGGGAAAGACAGATTAATGTGTATGACTCACTTACAAGCTgcacaaaaattccaaaatttaatgaattaatGCAGCCCTTGAAGTTGATGATGCCATACATATTAAGAGCAGCTGCGATAAATGATGAAAATCTCTCTCCTTGGAAACTTAAAAGGGTACCATCCTGCCCTCAGCAAAATAATGg AGGAGATTGTGGCATGTTCACCATCAAGTTCATTGAAGTATTAACTGCAAGCATGCCAGTTAGTCTGATAACTCAAGAGGACATGGTATTCTACAGAAAAAAGTTCACTATGGAGGCATGGGGTGGAGAATTTTTAATGTAA